In Halobacillus amylolyticus, the following proteins share a genomic window:
- a CDS encoding genetic competence negative regulator: MRVERMSNEKFKIFLTFDDLMDRGLTRDELWEDLPRVHRVFSDMMYDAGIELGVELNGVLLVQVYLLQAQGMLVVVTRAENEDIEEDEDYIEMKVTLDESNEMIFSFDDFEDIIQAGLHLYRLGVFGGDVYSYNTNYYMVLDDEVIVHLDTEQVIALLSEFASASAVTSHRLIEYGKVIMKNDAMQNIYTYFSN; the protein is encoded by the coding sequence ATGCGAGTAGAAAGAATGTCCAATGAAAAGTTCAAAATATTTTTGACCTTTGATGATTTAATGGACAGAGGTTTAACCCGTGATGAATTATGGGAAGACCTTCCAAGAGTACATCGCGTGTTTAGCGATATGATGTACGATGCTGGCATCGAGCTGGGTGTTGAGCTTAACGGAGTTCTCCTCGTCCAAGTATATTTACTTCAAGCTCAAGGGATGTTAGTGGTCGTTACAAGAGCAGAAAATGAAGATATTGAGGAAGATGAAGATTATATCGAAATGAAAGTAACATTAGATGAAAGTAACGAAATGATATTTTCCTTTGATGATTTCGAGGATATCATACAAGCAGGATTGCATTTGTATCGTCTGGGTGTATTTGGTGGGGATGTTTACTCTTATAACACCAATTACTATATGGTGTTGGATGATGAAGTGATCGTTCATCTTGACACGGAACAAGTGATTGCATTATTGTCTGAATTTGCGTCCGCTTCAGCTGTAACTTCTCACAGGCTAATTGAGTATGGCAAGGTGATTATGAAAAATGATGCCATGCAAAATATATATACCTATTTTTCTAATTGA
- a CDS encoding metallophosphoesterase: MNVRMIASAIVVVVWLLVKMFRTAVSDKISTHSLTVPIEKSHTIFFISDIHNRLINQQTIANISDEVDTVIIGGDLADRRVSSSRLSANIKLLHSWNVPIYFVAGNNDHEFKPQPILSLLKHEGIKVLSNQWINLNGKGLTLSGIDPYFNEPSIPACIPENSVNILVIHEPSLLKEFSVDTYNPYDLILTGHTHGGQIRIFGQGPYSRGFWGKYHKAAFLNSEGYGTSLIPMRLGTTPEVHLIKLLPC; encoded by the coding sequence ATGAACGTGCGCATGATTGCAAGTGCTATTGTAGTTGTTGTATGGTTGTTGGTAAAAATGTTCCGTACAGCTGTTTCTGATAAGATCAGTACACATTCCCTTACAGTTCCCATAGAAAAATCCCATACGATCTTTTTTATTTCGGACATTCATAACCGCTTGATCAATCAACAAACAATTGCTAACATCAGTGACGAGGTCGATACTGTTATAATAGGCGGGGATTTGGCAGACCGTCGTGTTTCTTCAAGTAGGCTTTCAGCTAATATTAAGCTGTTACATAGTTGGAATGTGCCGATTTATTTTGTTGCTGGGAACAATGATCACGAATTTAAACCACAGCCTATATTATCGCTTCTCAAACATGAAGGGATTAAAGTTCTTTCAAATCAATGGATAAATCTTAATGGTAAAGGACTCACTCTTAGCGGGATCGACCCTTATTTTAATGAGCCATCTATCCCTGCATGTATTCCTGAAAACAGTGTAAACATATTAGTTATTCACGAGCCATCCCTCTTAAAGGAGTTCTCAGTGGACACATACAATCCATATGATTTAATCTTAACCGGGCATACCCATGGTGGCCAAATCAGGATTTTTGGCCAGGGGCCTTATTCTCGCGGTTTTTGGGGGAAGTACCATAAGGCTGCTTTCTTAAATAGCGAAGGATATGGAACGTCTTTAATTCCCATGAGATTAGGGACGACACCAGAGGTTCATTTGATTAAGCTCTTGCCCTGCTAA